The Lemur catta isolate mLemCat1 chromosome 17, mLemCat1.pri, whole genome shotgun sequence genome segment AACACCTGCACAGACACTCTCAGAAATAACATTTTGCCACCCATCTGGGACTCCCACAGCCCAGTGAAGTTGACACATAAATTAATCATCACACCAGCAATCTGGATTGAAACAAGCCCCTCCAAACTCTGAAATCGGCTTTTTTGGTAGCTCAGCGAGGTCAGTCAAGACCTATGTGCTGTGTCCAGCCCCGCATTCTCCCATCCTTGGCGTGTTGGCTTTTATCCCCAGCCGGTCACCTCACAGCTATTGCACTACTGTGGCTGCTCCCACCACATCCTCACCAGACAGCAACGGCTTtgcaattctttttattttttaaatttaaatttaatttcattttttagggAACAGGTCTCTAAGcctctcattttcctttaaagCATTTAAAGAGTTCAGAAACGAAAAGCCACAAATCTGTTGGGTCTCAATGGCAACCGAAGGGGAAAGAATTTTGACGGGGCAGAGGGGAAACTGAAGGGGAAAGAATTTTGACGGCAGATCATGTCCGTCTGGAGGGTGCACGTTTCTCTGAGGCCACTGGTGCGTCGGTCAGGGCACAAGGAGCAGCCTGCCATGGTGCAGACAGGAAGCAGAGTATCATCTGTtgagaatttaaataataaaactggcTAAAAGCTGGTCTGCTTTTATTATCACTATGTGATGGCAATTCCTAACAATGTCATTGGGGAAGTACTCCCTTGAGTCCTGGAATGCTTTAGATTTTTTATGTATGGGCTGGGGAACTGCGTTCCCTTCTGACACACTGAAGGAGATGACGGCCCAGCTGGGGACCTGTCTGAATAATTCAGATGGGACAGCCCTGTCCTTGAGGAAAGCAGATACGGGTGGTGGGGGCACTCAGTTCTCTGTTGGCCGCTTACAGCAAACTTGCTGGGAATTGTTTGCCCTCTTGAGTTTGTATTCTCTGTGCAGGTGATGTTCATACCTGGTGGCCTCATGGTGAAAACCTGGTTTTGGAAGCCACTGGGTTTTGTTTCACTGCTTGATGTGGATAACACAGGCTCACGCATCGTTGCAAATGTGCCAAAGCCTTTGTCATTCTTCTGCATTCCTCCCAGAGAGGAAAGAGCTACCAGCAACTCCATCTAATGGAGCTTCACTTACACATCACAGCAGTCTGGGGTAGGACAGGACATGGGCTCCAACTTGACGGAGCTTCCTATGGCCAAATCTGGGATAAtatgagcaagaaaataaatagtgataataatagctTGTGACCCacagaatataataaatatccaCAAGTCCAtacggaggtaaacaaataattgaacaaataaagaaatgaaggagaagagGCAGCTCTTCCTTGCCACAGAATGAGTGATGGGAATGGAAAAGGGCCATTGGGCACACGTCCCTGATGGTGGCAGCTGTGGGCCAAGGGTGGCTGCAAAGGTCCAGGCCAAAGTATGAcagaaacaggatatttacaAGGTCTCAACGTGCCTCCTGCAAGATATTTACTAATCGCAAAGGGAAAGACAGTAACTCTGCAGTGGAGGAACGGGATGGGCCCAGGTTAACCACGTGATCAAGGTCAACGTCAGCAGCACTGGGACGTGACATCATGTAGCCCTGATACGATGCCCTGGGGAGGGCCCTAGGGTGCCCCTGTGGTGTTCCTGCCAAAAACACCCATCCTTAACCTAACCGTGAGAAAACATCAGACCCCAAATGAGGGATATTTTAGGGAGTAAGTGGCCAGTATTCTTCAAAAGTATCAAGGTTATAATAGACAAGGACAGAAGAGCTGTGCCAGGCTGGAGGGCACCAGGGAGAGGTGAAACCAAATGCAGCGTGGCATCCTGGGCCAGGACATGGACATCGGCAGACAATCGGCGAGATCTGAATATGATCTACAGATTAATTAGTTAGCAGTTttataccaatgttaatttctcagATTAGATCATTGAtgctgtggttatgtaagatgttaacgtTTTGGGGAAATTGGGTGCAGGTTAAACTAGGTACTATTTTTGCAAACTTTTTGTAAGGCTgagattatttcaaaacaaaaaataaagaaataaaagtgagtTCTATAGAGTCATTCTGCCTCTGTTTGAATCTGGCTACACTactttactagctgtgtgactttggatgagtcacttcacttctccttccctcagtttcttcatctgtaaaatggggataaaaatagtatCCACCACAAAGGGTCGTAATGAGGATGAAATGTGTTAATACATATACAGTGATCAGGACTCAGCACCTTGGCTCAGAGTAAGGGCTATGTTATTACATGTAATTATCGTGTGAGACCAGCAGCATCTTCTGCCGATCTTAGGGgtatgtcttctctctctctctctccctctctctctctctctgcctctggaaATTTTCTGATGCAGGCCCTGGCTGGCATTGATGCCTTCTGCAATCAGCTACTTTGGTCTAAAAGCATTTCTTCCTCTACCAGCAGCCAGAGAAAGCCAAAATCAGCACCAGGAACTGTGACTTAAGCATTTTTCACTTTAGAGGAATCAGAATAACTACTCTCTCAGTTAGGGTTGCTACCTGGTAGATGCCTGCATTGCAAAGACAGCATGTCACCAAAGAACCTTCTGGAGCCAGTTTCCCTTAGTCCCATGGCAGGGTCCAGACCTTTTGGGCTTGTGGGATCGACAAACCTGATTGGTTTGgggagtgtatgtgtgtggatcTGCCTCACAATTACCTGTCCAAGCCCTCAGCTCATGTTACACCTTAGCATTTGTTTGGCCAATAAGACTGTGGCACACACACCAGGCTCAGTCCCTGCTTGGGCCTTACCTTTGATGTCACAATCTGACCTGTGGATATTAACCTGATCGCAGTTGCTCACAGACCAGACAGCAAGGTCAAGAGGACCAGCACAAGAAGATGTGGAAGAGAATCGACCATCAACCCAAGATCAAAGCAGGGGATGGACCCCAGGCGGGTCAGTTCAAGGCTCTGGGTTCAGCTCGGGAACGTGCTGTGCCCCGTCCTCTGGAGCGGTCAGGATTCCGGAGCTTCTCAGTGTTCGAGGACATCAGCCATCACATCAAAGAGGTGGGACCCCAACTGGTGAAGAAAGTCAATGCCATCTTTCAGCTGGACATCACCAAAGATGGGAAGACCATTCTGCAGTGGACCATCGATCTGAAGAATGGTTCTGGGGACATGTATCTGGGCTCTGCCAGGCTCCCAGCAGACACTGTCTTCACAATCCCAGAGCCTGTCTTTATGGAGTTGGTTTTGGGCAAGATGAACCCACAGAAGGCTTTCCTGGCCGGCAAGTTTAAAGTGAGTGGCAAAGTTCTGCTTAGCCAGAAGCTGGAAAGGGTTTTCAAAGATTGGGCTAAACTTTAAGCATGCAGAAACACCAAGGAAGAACTTCTCTCTGATTATGTCGAGTGGAAATCATGCTTAATCTGAAGATTAAAGTAAaaagtattcaatatttttactCAAATTCTTCCTATTCAAGTATGATTAATTTTCCTGCTAATGTGTAAATTTGCAGTGAGAGTTCATGGGCAGTAAAGAATGTTGCAGTACATCACCtacaatctttgtctttttctgttctttgctcCATTTATGCTGTAACACGCCAGGGTAAAAGCCACATGTAGAGAAATGGGCGATTATGATAGTTGGATTTAAATGCTCCAATGATTGCATTCCTGAGAattttattgtctctttttttgAAGTTTGGTGCTTTGGGGAAAGAAGTGGTAACTGCTATTGTGGCAGGTCTGCATTCCGTGTGGTATCTTGGTTTCATGAGGAGATTTTGACATGGGGTTGCAGGGCTCTGAGAGGGTGGGCACCATAGCTTTGTGGGTGGAACCCAGGCAATAGAGGGGTAACGCTCTTGACATATTATAACTTCTGGCAGATTCAATTCCAGGAGAGTTGGCTGGCTTGGCAGATGTGCTAGGCCAGTGGTTCCTAAACTGGagcttgcatcagaatcacttggaaagTTGGTTAACGTCCAGACTGCTAGTTCACCACAGAGTTTCTGcccagtaggtctgggatggggagAGTGAACATTTCTAGTAAGTTCCTAGGTGATGCTGACTGGACCACCCTTGGAGAACCCTTGTCCTGCTTCACTTCCTGTCAAGGCTTTCAGTGTTGACCATAACTATTCTGTCCTAGGCCGATGTGATGCTACCATTATTTAAAGGGTCTCCTGGAGAAAGGTCACATGGCTCTCTGTGAGCCACTTCTAAAGTGTTGATGTCATTAGGAGCCTATCCTGGGAGATTTTCCCTTCGCATGTTATCTGGGAGAACTAGGATAAAGTCGGCTGCAGCTGATGTGACCTCCTTATgggtgagcgtgtgtgtgtgtgtgtgtgtgtgtgtcattggTTCACATGTGGTCTGTGTGTACCATTATCTTGTGGGTTAAATATACACAATGTGGATACTCTGAAACCCAGATGAAAGTTTCATCAAAACTGCTGTGCTCAAACACACACTTACTAAAAGATCCAACTgttccactcttaggtattttCTCACGAGAAAAGAAAGCTTACATACCAGTATAAAAACTTGCATGTGAATGTTCACGGCAGCTGTGTTTATAGTAGTCTTTCTCTGGAAGTAAGCCAGATGTCCATCGATAGGTGAATGGATGAGCAGATCGTGCTATGCCATgctgtggaatactacttagccataaaaaggaatgaattattggTGTACacacaacagcatggatgaacatcaaaataattatgctgagtgagagaagccagagaaaacagagcacatactatatgattttatttacagaaaatactagaaaatgcAAACAGTAGTGACAGAAAAAGAGATCTGTGGTTGCCAAGAGCGAGGGTCATGGCGAGTGGGGAAGGTATGACAAAGGGGCACTAGGAGACTGAGGAATGATTGGTGTATTCACTACGCTACTTGTGGGGATGTTTTCCCTGGGGTATATATAGGTCAAAACATCCAACTGTGCAccttatatacacatatgcagTTTACTATGTGTCATATAAGCTAATAAAGCTTCCTTTAAGAACCTGCCCCCCTCCATTCAAAACACGGCCTTTGTGTGGTTGCGTTTCCGAAGAGGATCTATAACTCTGCCCTGCTCTCGGCAAAATGAGTCTTCTAGCCTCATCACAGGTCTAGTTTCCCAAGCCCCTACTGAATCGGATGCCTCTGCAGGGGCCTTATTGTGTCGTCCACATTAGACAAAGGCAGAGCGAGGGCTTGTTGCTAACAGAATATCATCTCTCTGTGGGAAACGAGGAGCCATTGGCCCAGTGAGTGCTCTGCTGCGTGTAAGAAGCCGCCAAGGGGCTGTACTTGGGGACTTGGTGGGCACCCTGGCTTCTTTCCTCACCTGGGTCATTAAACATCCACAGGCTGTTCCCCCCAAAGCCCCCGACCCCGGGCAGCTGTGGAGGTCTCAGAGGCTTCTGACGGATGGTGAGTACCGTCGGGAGTGCTTGGCTGGACTGGTCCAGGCTGCCCCGACCCTAGCTGTATTTATGAGCGTCCGCACGGGGCCGGCAGGTGTGGGGGATGCTGTTGCACCCACGTAAGGGGAATGGCTCACCCAAGCCCCTGTTTACCGGGGGCCCTCCTCGTATGTGTCTAGATCATAGCCTCTGCTGTTGGGCCCTGAGACAGAGCAGGTGAAGAGGGGTTACATAGGGTCATGCCTGGGCTGGCATCTGACCTATGACCCATTCTGACTTGGGACAGAAAAATGACCCTTTCCCAAGAGTTTGGAACGAGGAAAGTGAGAGACTGAGCTACAAGCAAGCAGTGAGAATGGAATCTGGGAGGCTGGGCTgtaggaggggcagaggagggggtgcTGCCGGGGCTTGAGGAGCAGAAGCCTGGAGCCAGGAGGGGGAGCTGTCCAGctagggaggcagaggggagcccAGGCCTCAGGGAATGCGGCAGCAAACCCCCTtccatgaaaagaaacaaaacactcGATGCTAGGATGCCACGTGGGGCGGCTGGGACGACTCAGCTTTGGAATCACAAACACCGTTCTGAGCCCAGGGTCTCCATCTCCCGTCTGCGTCCCCACAGGCGATTATTGAACCACCTCTGGCCCCAGCTTCTCCTCTGGGAACAGGCCAGCCGCCCTCGCCACGGCAGATTGCCCGGGAGCTCCCCTCAGGGCGTGCCGAGCACAGTCCCCGGCCAGAGGAAGGTTTCCCATAAATGTGAGTCCCTTTCTCTTCTCAgtgaggggacagggcaggggatTCGCactggctccccactgcctcccccGAAGTCCCCACTCGGGGCTTTCACGCACTCTTCCAGGGACCTTTCTGCCTTCGTTCGTGTACTCACTTGGTGCCCTAGAACGTCACATCTGGCTCAGAACACACATCAGTGTTTTGTTGGGTGTCTACACAAGGTTGGCCAGCACAAGTTATTAAAGCTTGAATTgggaaattttacattaaaaattggATTTCTGGGCTACCTTAAGAAACTGGATCATTTGGCCACACTAAGCTTGTGTTCCTGCCAGGCAACAGCCTGGGCGTGGGGAGCAGGTGGGCTCTCCAGGCAGACCAGGCTCCCTGTTCTCAGGGTGTCCCTGGTGCCCAGGCTGAGCTCTGGGGGCCACCTGTCGTGGAGCGCACGCTGCTGCTTCCTCAGGCTGGGCTGCTTGGCAGGGCCCTGTGAGTGTTTGTGTTTGTGACCTCAGCTCCCCATGGGACATGGTCTTACTCTTCCCCCTTACTGAAATACCCTGCGTTGTTTTTCTATGGCTGTGTGACAATTTACTCCAAATTGAGCAGGTTAAAACAACACCCATTCAAGAACTTGCAGTTTCTGCAGGTCGGAGGTCCAGGTGGGCTCAGCTGGGGTCCCATCGCCCAAGGCTGAtgtcaaggtgttggccaggctggtgggCTCTGCTTACCTGGGGCTTGAGGGAGGAATCTGCCCCAAGCTCACTCAGATTGTGGCAGAATTTAGTTTCTTGCGGtggtaggactgaggtccctgctTAGGATGCCAAGGATGCTCTCTCAGCTCCCcgaggccacccacattcctgGCCACGTGGCTTCTCCGCCTGCAAAGCTAACAACAGTGTGCTGAGTTCTTCCCAGGTTTCAAACCTCTCTGTATACTTGTCTTCACCTTCTGCCTCTCCTGTAAAGGACTCGTGTGATTccactgggcccacccagataatccag includes the following:
- the SCP2D1 gene encoding SCP2 sterol-binding domain-containing protein 1, yielding MWKRIDHQPKIKAGDGPQAGQFKALGSARERAVPRPLERSGFRSFSVFEDISHHIKEVGPQLVKKVNAIFQLDITKDGKTILQWTIDLKNGSGDMYLGSARLPADTVFTIPEPVFMELVLGKMNPQKAFLAGKFKVSGKVLLSQKLERVFKDWAKL